The Streptomyces sp. NBC_00224 genome has a window encoding:
- a CDS encoding fatty acid desaturase, with protein MPQAIANAETGASATLLAPPRPTARGSEFAPLLKAVKGQGLLERRTGWYARGIAANLLALAATATAMALTGDTWWTLLYAVPLAVFWARTAFFGHDAGHAQITRSRRAGRTIGLLHSNLLLGMSYAWWNDKHNRHHANPNHVDKDPDVGVGVLVWTEKQAERREGFARRLTRNQARLFFPMLLLEGIALKVYGFQDLRRQPRRERAVEGTLLLVHLAAYAGLLLTVLPPGKALVFALLHHALFGLHLGMTFAPNHKGMEMPDADDDGWGHLRRQVLTSRNVRGGPLTDWFLGGLNYQIEHHLFPNVPRPHLRLVQPLVRAHCRAVGIPYAETSLIDSYRQALRHMHAVGAPLRRGAAA; from the coding sequence ATGCCCCAGGCCATTGCGAACGCCGAGACCGGCGCGAGCGCCACCCTGCTCGCGCCCCCGCGCCCCACCGCACGGGGCAGCGAATTCGCGCCCCTCCTGAAGGCGGTCAAGGGACAGGGGCTGCTGGAGCGGCGCACCGGCTGGTACGCGCGGGGCATCGCCGCCAACCTCCTCGCCCTCGCCGCGACCGCGACCGCGATGGCGCTCACCGGAGACACCTGGTGGACCCTGCTGTACGCCGTGCCGCTCGCGGTGTTCTGGGCCCGGACCGCGTTCTTCGGCCACGACGCGGGCCACGCCCAGATAACCCGCAGCCGACGCGCCGGCCGGACCATCGGCCTGCTCCACAGCAATCTGCTGCTCGGTATGAGTTACGCCTGGTGGAACGACAAGCACAACCGCCACCACGCCAACCCCAACCACGTCGACAAGGACCCGGACGTCGGCGTCGGCGTGCTCGTGTGGACCGAGAAGCAGGCCGAGCGCCGTGAGGGGTTCGCACGCCGGCTCACCCGCAACCAGGCCCGGCTGTTCTTCCCGATGCTGCTGCTCGAAGGCATCGCCCTGAAGGTGTACGGATTCCAAGACCTGCGCAGGCAGCCCCGGCGGGAACGGGCCGTCGAGGGCACGCTCCTCCTGGTGCACCTCGCCGCCTACGCGGGCCTCCTGCTGACCGTGCTCCCGCCCGGCAAGGCGCTGGTCTTCGCGCTGCTGCACCATGCCCTCTTCGGGCTTCACCTGGGGATGACCTTCGCACCCAACCACAAGGGCATGGAGATGCCCGACGCCGACGACGACGGCTGGGGTCATCTGCGCCGCCAGGTCCTCACCTCGCGCAACGTGCGCGGCGGACCGCTCACCGACTGGTTCCTCGGCGGACTGAACTACCAGATCGAGCACCATCTCTTCCCGAACGTGCCCCGGCCCCACCTGCGGCTCGTCCAGCCGCTGGTCCGCGCCCACTGCCGGGCCGTCGGCATCCCGTACGCCGAGACCTCCTTGATCGACTCCTACCGGCAGGCCCTGCGGCACATGCACGCCGTCGGAGCGCCGCTGCGCCGGGGCGCTGCCGCGTAG
- a CDS encoding SAM-dependent methyltransferase, producing MVEDGAHERGAEVVCRAVGRVVGGRAEVADDHWGGESAVIRLDAEQFGPEALFGLTDFSHLEVVYHFDRVAPEKIESGARRPRGNADWPLVGIFAQRGKNRPNRLGVSRCRVVKVEGLDVHVTGLDAVDGTPVLDIKPYMAEFGPRGGTVQPEWSTELMRDYYAGEPRSGSSLDE from the coding sequence ATGGTGGAGGACGGAGCCCACGAGCGCGGCGCGGAAGTGGTGTGCCGGGCGGTGGGGCGGGTGGTCGGCGGGCGGGCCGAAGTGGCCGACGACCACTGGGGCGGTGAGTCGGCGGTGATCCGGCTGGACGCCGAACAGTTCGGCCCTGAGGCGCTGTTCGGCCTGACGGACTTCTCCCATCTGGAGGTCGTGTACCACTTCGACCGGGTGGCGCCCGAGAAGATCGAGTCGGGCGCGCGCCGTCCGCGCGGAAACGCCGACTGGCCGCTGGTCGGGATCTTCGCCCAGCGCGGCAAGAACCGCCCGAACCGGCTCGGCGTCTCGCGCTGCCGTGTGGTGAAGGTGGAAGGGCTGGACGTCCACGTCACCGGCCTGGACGCGGTGGACGGCACCCCGGTGCTCGACATCAAGCCGTACATGGCGGAGTTCGGCCCACGCGGCGGGACGGTCCAGCCGGAGTGGTCCACAGAGCTGATGCGGGACTACTACGCGGGCGAGCCGAGATCCGGGAGCAGCCTCGACGAATGA